TACGCCGTCGTCTACACGGTGGTGTTGAAGCCGCACACGGCCTGGAACACGGTCCTCGGCGGCGGCGCGGGGGCGCTCCCCGCGATCATCGGCTGGGCGGCCGTCACCGGGGACGTCGGCCTCCCCGCGGTCGCCCTCGCGGCGGTGATCTTCCTGTGGACGCCCGCGCACTTCTACAGCCTCGCGATCGCCTACCGCGAGGACTACGCGCGCGGGGGGTTCCCGATGTTCCCCGTCGTCGAGGGGACCCTCGCCGCGCGGCGCCACGTCGCCTTCTACCTCGGCGCGACCCTCCTGGCCGCGAGCCTGCTGGGCTGGCTGGCCGGCCTCGGCTGGCTGTACGCGACGACGTCGGTCGCCCTCGGCGCCGTCTTCCTCCGGTCGGTGGTCCGCCAGTACCGCGTCCGGACCGACGAGGTCGCGCTGCGCTCGTTCTACGTCTCGAACTACTACCTCGGGGCGATCCTGCTGGCCATCGTCGTCGAAACGCTGGTCGTCGCCGCGTGACGTCCTCGACCCTCCCGATCGAACCGCTCCGCGTCGCGGGGCCGCGGGGAGCGTGACTTAAAAGACCGCCGTATCACGGGGGTCGCTTATGAGTTAAACTATGGTTCGAACACGTACGTAGGGGTTTCCGATCGTCGGGAATCGTCGGTACTGTTGAACGTATGTCCATACCTAGACGGAGGAGAGGACCATGACCCAGTATCGATCCAACCGACGGCGATTCGTGCAAGCGATGGGGGCGGCCGGCGCAGTCGCGGTCGCCGGCTGCCTCGGCGGCGATGAAACGGACGACGCCGACCAGGGCGCCGACGACGAGTCCGAAGACGACGGGCTGCCGGCGGCCGAGGACGTCGATGTCGACCGCATCGCCCGCGACCCGACCGACATCCCCGACCCCGTCGACTGGGACGAGCCCCGCGAACACGACATCACGATCCGGACTCAGGACGTGACCGCCGAGATCGAACCCGGCGTCACGTTCGACTACATGACCTTCGAGGGGCAGGTCCCCGGTCCGATGGTCCGCGTCCGCCAGGGCGACCGGGTCAACCTCCGGTTCGAGGTGCCGGAGGACTCGAACATGAACATCCACAACATGGACTTCCACGCGGTCTACGGTCCGGGCGGCGGCGCCGACGCCACGACCATCGGCCCGGGCGACAACGCCGCGGAGATCGCCTTCACCGCCGAGTACGCGGGGGCGTTCATCTACCACTGCGCGGTCCCGAACATGGACCAGCACATCAGCGCCGGCATGTTCGGTTCGATCCTCGTCGAACCCGAGGACGGCCTCCCCGAGGTCGACCACGAGTACTACCTCGGCCAGCACGAGATCTACACCGACGGGCAGGTCGGTCAGGAGGGTCACCACACCTTCGACTTCGACGCCATGGCGATGGAGCACCCGACCTACGTGGTGTTCAACGGTCAGGCCTACGGGTTCACCGAGGACGGCGTCGGTCCGATGAAAGCCGAGGTCGGCGACACGGCCCGGGTCTACTTCGCCAACGGCGGCCCGAACCTGCTGAGTTCGCTGCACCCGATCGGGAACGTCTGGAGCAACTACTACCGCGACGGCGACCTGCTCACCGAACCCGACCGGAACATCGAGACGGCGCCGGTCGCGCCCGGCACGACCACCGTCGGGGAGATGGAGTTCCCCGTCCCCGGCCCGGTCAAGATCGTCGACCACGCGCTCAGCCGCGTCGTCCGCAAGGGCGCGCTGGCCGTCGTCGACGTCGAGGGCGAGGAGAACCCCGAGGTCTACGAGGAGGACCCCTGATCCGATCGGGCCGCCTCGCCCGCCCGCCTGCCTCGCCCGTCGATCGCACACCCGAACCACCATGACACCCACGTCACGTCGTAGCGTCCTCCGGTCGTCCGGTTGCGCGGCCGTCGTCGCCCTCGCCGGCTGTCTCGGCGACCTCGCCGACCGCGCGAGCGGCGAGGCCGACGGGACCGGCGAGATGGGCTCGCCCACCGAGCGGATCACCGTCACGGCGACCTCGCAGCCGTACCCGGAGTTCGACCCGCAGGTCGTCCACCTCGCCGTCGGCGGGACCGTCGAGTGGCTCGTCGAGACGGGCCGTCACGACGTCACCGCCTACCACGGGGACGTCCACGGCCCCCACCGGTCGCCCGCGGGCGTCGAACCCTGGGGGAGCGGCCGTCTCACGGGCGTCGGCTCGTCCTACGAGCACGCGTTCGACCGGGAGGGCGTCTACGACTACGTCGACACCCAGCAGGTCTGTACCTCCCACGAGATCGCCGGGAACATCGGCCGGATCGTCGTCGGCTGGCCCGACCCCGACGAGGAGCCGGGAATGACCGACCCCCAGCCCGAACTGCCGTCGCAGGCCGCTCGGGCGATCGAGACGTTCAACGAGGAGACCCGCCCCGTCCTCGAAGCGGGGCCGTAGCGGTCGGCCCTCCCGCCATCGATGGAACGGGCATGGGTCGTTTTCGCGTCGGCGGCCGATCCCGTCGACCGGGCCGACTGTCGCTGATTCGAACATCAACGACGACCCGAACGCATTCGGCGCGTTCCCGGTCGTCGGGAATCCTGACGGCGTTTTAGCGGTCGGAATGCCGAGAAAGAGACGACCATGACCCACACACCATCCGGCCCCGACAGGCGAACGGTCCTGCGCGCGGCGGGCGCGGCCGCGATCGGGGCGTCCCTCGCTGGCTGTTCACAGGCCAACGTGTTCGGGTCGGAGGACGACGGCGTCGTCCTGCCGCCGCCGGAGAACTACGAGAAGGTCGCCGACGTGGACCTCCCACACCCCGCCTACGGCGAGTCGCTGCCGGAGGCGACGGTCCCGGCGCCGCTGCACGACCGGACGGTCACGACGACGGAGTTCGTCGGCGAGCGCCACGCGATGTTCACGTTCATCTTCACCAGTTGTACGACCGTCTGCCCGGGGCTGACCGCGACCCTGCGACGCGTCCAGGCCGACGCGACCGAGGAGGGCTACGCCGACGAGGTCGCGTTCCTCCCGGTCACGTTCGACCCCGAGTACGACACGGCCGCGGTCCTCGAGGAGTACGGCGAGGACCACGGCGTCGACTTCGAGGCGGGCAACTGGTACTTCCTGCGCCCGGAGACCCCCGCGGACGCCCGCGACGTCGTCGAGGACACGTTCGGCGTCGCCTTCGAGCGGGCCGACGACGCGGACGACGAGATGGACGACGGCGAGATGGACCACGACGAGATGGGCCACGACCGCCACTTCGTCCACTCGTCGCTG
The Salinilacihabitans rarus DNA segment above includes these coding regions:
- the nirK gene encoding copper-containing nitrite reductase, which produces MTQYRSNRRRFVQAMGAAGAVAVAGCLGGDETDDADQGADDESEDDGLPAAEDVDVDRIARDPTDIPDPVDWDEPREHDITIRTQDVTAEIEPGVTFDYMTFEGQVPGPMVRVRQGDRVNLRFEVPEDSNMNIHNMDFHAVYGPGGGADATTIGPGDNAAEIAFTAEYAGAFIYHCAVPNMDQHISAGMFGSILVEPEDGLPEVDHEYYLGQHEIYTDGQVGQEGHHTFDFDAMAMEHPTYVVFNGQAYGFTEDGVGPMKAEVGDTARVYFANGGPNLLSSLHPIGNVWSNYYRDGDLLTEPDRNIETAPVAPGTTTVGEMEFPVPGPVKIVDHALSRVVRKGALAVVDVEGEENPEVYEEDP
- a CDS encoding cupredoxin domain-containing protein; translated protein: MTPTSRRSVLRSSGCAAVVALAGCLGDLADRASGEADGTGEMGSPTERITVTATSQPYPEFDPQVVHLAVGGTVEWLVETGRHDVTAYHGDVHGPHRSPAGVEPWGSGRLTGVGSSYEHAFDREGVYDYVDTQQVCTSHEIAGNIGRIVVGWPDPDEEPGMTDPQPELPSQAARAIETFNEETRPVLEAGP
- a CDS encoding SCO family protein: MTHTPSGPDRRTVLRAAGAAAIGASLAGCSQANVFGSEDDGVVLPPPENYEKVADVDLPHPAYGESLPEATVPAPLHDRTVTTTEFVGERHAMFTFIFTSCTTVCPGLTATLRRVQADATEEGYADEVAFLPVTFDPEYDTAAVLEEYGEDHGVDFEAGNWYFLRPETPADARDVVEDTFGVAFERADDADDEMDDGEMDHDEMGHDRHFVHSSLILLVNEDGLVERAYTGGPPGANTVIEDARAVVEGW